GACTGCTACACTTTTACTTAGTTGCTACTGTACTAGGAACCGTACTACCTTACTACCAATTGTTTCAGTTTATTGCCGAAAATGGCTGGGGTTTAATGACATTTATTGAAAAGTTATTTATCAATGCTGCTTCCAGCATGGGAGCCATTGACTTGCTTATTTCTTCCGCCGTTTTCTGGGTATTCTTGTACCTTGAAGGAAGCCGAGTGAAAATGTCTAAGCTCTGGATTTACGTACTCGTCAACCTCTTTATTGGGTTGTCAGCAGCCTTGCCACTATTTTTATACGTACGAGAGCGTAGGTTAGCCGCCAGAAGCATGTCCGCGGTGATCGGATAATCTCTGTTCAGTATCAGATATCACAAAAAAAGAACATGAGGGTACTCCTCATGTTCTTCATACTTCGCCGATAGTTTAAGCGAAATTTAGTTGGCTATTTTATTGTACTATC
This region of Tunicatimonas pelagia genomic DNA includes:
- a CDS encoding DUF2834 domain-containing protein, yielding MRLLHFYLVATVLGTVLPYYQLFQFIAENGWGLMTFIEKLFINAASSMGAIDLLISSAVFWVFLYLEGSRVKMSKLWIYVLVNLFIGLSAALPLFLYVRERRLAARSMSAVIG